A region of the Verrucomicrobiota bacterium genome:
TTAAAATGAAATCATCCCGTTTACCTGCAGGCATTGGAACATCCGCCGGGTCGATAAAAATATTGTGCTCGGAAAGACAAAGAAAGTTATAGCCACGATCATGGTACCACTTTGTAACCACCTCTGGCGTTGAATCCGCATGCCCACAAAGTACCGTGTGGGTATGCGTATTCCCCTTATACCATTGTTTGGAGGAACACCCCGAAAGAACGATTACAAAAGGGAAAATAAACGGAAGAAAGAATTTGAATTTAGTGGAACCCATAAAGCAGGAGTAGCGATTTGTACGAATACCACAAAATAAAAAGCTCAGGAATGCATTGAACCTCGTTGATGATCGCACATTCGCGTGTTCCGGGATGAACAAGGTTTATTAGAAAAACAGTTTCCATGCCATTGGCGCGGATGATTTAGTCAGAGAGCTGTTCCAACTGTTTTAGAATGTCGTCAGGTTCGGCCCGATTTCGGTAATCCGGATTTAAATACGCATACCGGATTTTTTTATGTCTATCAATTAGGTAGGTAGCTGCCAAAGGTAGCTCGTCCGACGAATTTCCGTTGAACTCACTGAGATTGAAACCCTGATTGAAATATACCATTACTTCGGGCGGAACCTTGAACACCAAACCATAGTTCCTGGCCACGCTGCTATTCAGGTCTGTCAGCACTTCAAATTCAAGACTGTGCTTTTCCTTGGTTGATAACCATTTATCCGGCACCTCTGGCGTCAACGCCAGTAGTTGAGTTCCTAACTGCTTGAATTGCGGCATATAGGGCTGCAAGAGTCATGTTGCAATAAGGGCACCATCCCCCTCTATACTAGGTTAGAATTACCGGTCCCTGGCCCAGGACTTGGAACAAATTCACTGAATGCCCTAAGGCATTAAGCAAAGTGAAATCCTTAGCTAGTTGGCCTTTGTTCAGCGCTCCTTCAATCAGGCCGGATTCCCTGATTTGAGAAATGCCAGTTTCGTAAGCCGCCTTCTTATCATCAGGAGCGGTCTGGGAAAATTTGGCCTTAAAGTTTTCGAGGTCTTGTTGTAATGACATGTATATTTTTTTGGATTATAAAACGGTGATCATCATCTCTCAAATATTTACCTGCGCGTTGTAGTATCCAGGCCTCCGTCAAGGCCGTCCGACGGCAATCCCATCTCACGGCTTTCTTCTTTACGGGCGGGGGTAAATCGCTTGGTTGGCTCTTTTGTGCGGACCTGCTCCAACCAGAATACTCCGTCGTAGGGGTAGCTGTTTCCACGAGTGGAGGCGAAGTCGATATCACCATCCTTATCCAGGTCGATGGGCACGAACTGGTCAAACATACCGCGGATGCGGCGGGAGATATCGTGGGGAATCCATTGTCCTGCCGGATCGCCCGAATGTTCGAACCAAACGATTCTACCTATATTGTCGTTTACCGTTTTGTCCGCTCCATCCTTGTCTCGTGGTCCCCCACTGTAAGTCCCAATCATCACATCGGGATTCCCATCCGAATTGATATCGGCCACAACCACTCCAATCAGCATGTCCGGATAGGTGTCACCGATGGGATGAAGCTTCCAAGGCTTGTCAAAATCATCCGGTTGTTCGATCCAGCCAAACTTTCTCTTTTCGGGACTGTGGTAAACTACGATATCCAGGCGGCCATCTTTGTTGAAGTCATGGAAATCCACATTGACTCCGGTAATGGGGTACGGCGTTTCACCTTCAAACGCATGGATGGAGTGTTCTTTGAAAGAGATGGGGTTGGTCCCCAGGTTTTCAAACCACATAATGCGTCCTTCACCACGTGAAGCGCCGAGAATATCGAGATCTCCGTCGCCGTCCAAATCGACCGGTCTGGAGTTCTCAGGAATAACAACACGCGTCAATTCATGTTCGATCCAGGCTCCATCCAGTGGCTCTCCTTTGATTTCAAACCAGGAAATGGGGTTGCTTGATTTCGCTGCCTCACTGGCAGACTGATTCCCCTTATTGGGGGCGATGATTTCCAGCTTACCGTCTTTATTGAAATCGGCTGAGAAAACGCGGATCATGGATCCACGGTTGGCAGTGATAGACGGAATCACGCGTTCCCACTTTCCGGTTCGGATATCCTTACCAGGATTTTGGAAATAGATGAGATGCTCCAGTTCACAAGCGGCCACAATATCCGGCCACCCATCGCCGTTGAAATCAGCGATGTCCGTATCTTCAGCAGCACCTGCTTCCGAACCCACTGCCAAGGTTACCAATTCCCATTGATCAGGATCGGCCGAGCCAAAGGCCAGGCGAATATAACCATACGCTACGCCGTCGTATTCGACATCGGATTCGTGGACGGAGACGAAATCAGGATAACCGTCCTTATCGAGATCACCCATAGTGATTCCATCGCTCCCACTTAGTGGAACACCACTGATCTCCTCTCCATCAATCAAGTGTTCCTTCCAGGAGATATACTTCCCATCCACGGATTTGGCGTCGGACAGGCGCGCTGCAACGGGTGGGTTGTCATCCACGGAAGTACTCTGGCTTTGATTGTCGCAAGAAACCAACAGTAAAAAACACAGTGGCAGCAATGACCCAACGAAAATTTTGTGTGGTCTATTCATAATTTGGTCTCCGGTTGCTGTTCAGGCTCTACAAGGTTCTTTCCTTCAAAATTTCCTGTACTTGCGCTTTAGGTACCGAGAGATTGTCGATATTGTCACGCATCCATTGGGAGAAATCTTTTTCGATATCGTCGCTCCAATCTCCCGTATCAATTTGACCGGGAGTATATACGCCTGCCTTGAGTCGCTCGAAGCCAAACTCATCTTTAAGCCGAATAAATTCGGCTGTTTTGACAACCTTCTCAGCCAAGTGCGGAGGAATGACAATCACGCCTTCACGATTACCCAGAATAACATCCCCTGGAAATACGGCAACGTTTCCTATATTTGTGGGAATATTAATTCCCATAATCATGGATGCCCGGTAGACACCTGGATTCCAATCGCGCACAAAGGCGTTGAACCCTTCGATAGCTTCCAGTTGAGCAAGATCTCGAACCTCGCCATTGAACAATACTCCGTTTCCCGACTTCGCGAAAATGGAGTTGGCAAGATTGCCTCCTATAATGGGCCCTCCAATCTCCCGTTTATAAATATCTGCCACATAGACATCGCCTTGGCTCAGCATATCAATCGGCCAGGAAATCTGATTCCCTATACGTCCGTCTTCTTTACCGATCTCATTTGTCACTCTATTTGCTACCGTCCTTAAAGGCATGTAGGTAACCGTGAGCGCCCTCCCACAAAGCACCTTGCCAGGATGCACCATTTTCCAGCCACGTTCGAATTGGTAGTCGTAACCTTCACTCCGCAGCACTCCCCACGCTTCTTCAATGTTTACTAATTTCATTCTCTCAATAACATCGTCAGGAACTTTGGGGCGTCCATCAGGGAAACGCTCGCCCTTCCATTCGGAGGTATAGCGAATGAGCTGCTCCTTGCTCATTTCTAGTGGAATGGAGAAGGCCGACTGAGAAAAGACCAGCAAGCTGATCACTGCAATGAAGAGGGTACCTAGTTTTTTTGAATTCATGGGGTGTCTTATTTTTATATGATTAATTGAAAATGTGGGGATAACATCATGGGACGCCTATCTTTTGTTTGTCCCATCAATCCGTAGCTGCCTTTTCGGATTCTGAATCAGGGATCCGGCCTTTCCAGTAAGATGCCAGAATGGATCCGGTAATATTCATCCAGGTCCCAAAAATAACCGGTCCCAAAGCAGCACTCGTACTTTTCAAAACATCAATGGCCAAGGCTGTGCCCATACCGCCGTTTTGCATGCCCACCTCAAAAGCCACCGTGCGACAATCCGGTTCTGACAGCCGCGCAGCACGTGCTCCGTAGTAGCCCAGCAGATAGCCTATTAAATTGTGAATGAGCGCCGCGCCAAACAATCCAATTCCGACACTCAGGATCTGCGTCCGTGAGCCGGCTGCAATGATGGCAATAATATAGATGATGCCCCCCATGGATACGAGAGGCAGGCCTTTATCCAACCATTGCTGGCGAAGCAGCGCCATGAGAAGAAAGGCGCCGCACAAGCTGTTGAGTTGGGTTTGAGCAGCCGGAATAGATTGCGCGAGAAAATAGCATACTACCGCCAAAACCAATGCGATCGGTCTCCAAATTTTTCCTTTAATCTGGGAATGGAGAAGGTAATAGGTGATCAGTCCAGCGGCGATGGGTAAAATGATCAGATTAATGATGGAAAGCATCATGGCCCAGACCTTGATCTCAATCAATCTTCCGGCTAACAGCTTCATAGCAAAGGGTGTCAT
Encoded here:
- a CDS encoding bile acid:sodium symporter family protein gives rise to the protein MVFAFLGNYPVMGMMTVLMFALLGFYFQAHATLKTFTFTCWVFAFFIGALVFPKLFIELGGFKLSLLIVPLIQIIMFGMGATLSLDDFARALKMPKAVGLGMLLQFTIMPISGWVIATMFGFDPEVAAGIILIGSCSGGVASNVMVYLSNGNVALSVTMTACSTIAAPLMTPFAMKLLAGRLIEIKVWAMMLSIINLIILPIAAGLITYYLLHSQIKGKIWRPIALVLAVVCYFLAQSIPAAQTQLNSLCGAFLLMALLRQQWLDKGLPLVSMGGIIYIIAIIAAGSRTQILSVGIGLFGAALIHNLIGYLLGYYGARAARLSEPDCRTVAFEVGMQNGGMGTALAIDVLKSTSAALGPVIFGTWMNITGSILASYWKGRIPDSESEKAATD
- a CDS encoding redoxin domain-containing protein; translation: MPQFKQLGTQLLALTPEVPDKWLSTKEKHSLEFEVLTDLNSSVARNYGLVFKVPPEVMVYFNQGFNLSEFNGNSSDELPLAATYLIDRHKKIRYAYLNPDYRNRAEPDDILKQLEQLSD
- a CDS encoding RraA family protein; translation: MNSKKLGTLFIAVISLLVFSQSAFSIPLEMSKEQLIRYTSEWKGERFPDGRPKVPDDVIERMKLVNIEEAWGVLRSEGYDYQFERGWKMVHPGKVLCGRALTVTYMPLRTVANRVTNEIGKEDGRIGNQISWPIDMLSQGDVYVADIYKREIGGPIIGGNLANSIFAKSGNGVLFNGEVRDLAQLEAIEGFNAFVRDWNPGVYRASMIMGINIPTNIGNVAVFPGDVILGNREGVIVIPPHLAEKVVKTAEFIRLKDEFGFERLKAGVYTPGQIDTGDWSDDIEKDFSQWMRDNIDNLSVPKAQVQEILKERTL
- a CDS encoding VCBS repeat-containing protein, which produces MNRPHKIFVGSLLPLCFLLLVSCDNQSQSTSVDDNPPVAARLSDAKSVDGKYISWKEHLIDGEEISGVPLSGSDGITMGDLDKDGYPDFVSVHESDVEYDGVAYGYIRLAFGSADPDQWELVTLAVGSEAGAAEDTDIADFNGDGWPDIVAACELEHLIYFQNPGKDIRTGKWERVIPSITANRGSMIRVFSADFNKDGKLEIIAPNKGNQSASEAAKSSNPISWFEIKGEPLDGAWIEHELTRVVIPENSRPVDLDGDGDLDILGASRGEGRIMWFENLGTNPISFKEHSIHAFEGETPYPITGVNVDFHDFNKDGRLDIVVYHSPEKRKFGWIEQPDDFDKPWKLHPIGDTYPDMLIGVVVADINSDGNPDVMIGTYSGGPRDKDGADKTVNDNIGRIVWFEHSGDPAGQWIPHDISRRIRGMFDQFVPIDLDKDGDIDFASTRGNSYPYDGVFWLEQVRTKEPTKRFTPARKEESREMGLPSDGLDGGLDTTTRR